A window from Calditrichota bacterium encodes these proteins:
- a CDS encoding LptE family protein, with the protein MSRQAGVFLIFLLFLIVLISDCGYYSFSGSTLPGHIKTISVPTFGNRTSEFGVPEDLTDALIAEFTKDNTLKVTDRRTADSMIRGEITNIRDQAGAYNQNEQVSEIKVYVTVNVAFEDLKKNQTFWEEQITQWGTYNPDVAAGQGSSTRQEAIQEALDKIVTDIFNKTVSNW; encoded by the coding sequence ATGAGTCGTCAAGCAGGAGTTTTTTTAATTTTCTTATTATTTTTGATCGTTCTGATTTCTGACTGTGGATATTATTCCTTTTCCGGGTCCACATTGCCGGGACATATTAAGACTATTTCTGTACCGACGTTTGGCAATCGGACGAGCGAATTCGGCGTGCCGGAAGATTTGACGGACGCGCTGATTGCGGAATTCACCAAAGACAACACACTAAAAGTTACTGACCGCCGCACTGCCGATAGCATGATTCGCGGGGAGATCACTAACATTCGGGATCAGGCAGGCGCTTACAATCAAAACGAGCAGGTCAGTGAAATTAAGGTTTATGTGACTGTTAATGTCGCATTTGAAGATTTGAAAAAAAATCAAACTTTCTGGGAAGAACAAATTACGCAATGGGGAACTTACAATCCGGATGTCGCGGCAGGTCAGGGCAGCAGCACGCGGCAAGAGGCAATTCAAGAAGCGTTGGACAAAATTGTCACCGACATTTTTAACAAAACCGTCTCCAATTGGTAG